One Mesorhizobium loti genomic window carries:
- a CDS encoding sugar ABC transporter ATP-binding protein, with translation MAEPLIRMQNIRKSYGRVQALEDANFHVNEREIVGLLGDNGAGKSTLIKVLSGAVPLTSGDIFIRGKKVSLRSTSDAIAQGIETIYQDSALVTQLSIARNLFLGREPIKPPRFLNRMDQEAMNTVARDLLKQVGISKNIPPTTPIGSLSGGERQAVAIARAMHFDSDLIILDEPTNNLGVAETQGVLSFVRNARDSGHSCIFIAHNIHHVFQVVDRIVVMRRGKVVADDIDPKKTTVTEVERIITGMSDKEIRDAIADGKPPH, from the coding sequence ATGGCCGAGCCATTGATCCGCATGCAGAACATCCGCAAGTCCTACGGCCGCGTGCAGGCACTGGAGGATGCCAATTTCCATGTCAACGAGCGCGAGATCGTCGGCCTGCTCGGCGACAACGGCGCCGGAAAGTCGACGCTGATCAAGGTTTTGTCGGGCGCCGTGCCGCTGACCAGCGGCGACATCTTCATCCGCGGCAAGAAGGTGAGCTTGCGCAGTACCAGCGACGCCATCGCGCAGGGCATCGAGACCATCTACCAGGATTCCGCGCTGGTCACGCAACTGTCGATCGCCCGCAATCTTTTCCTCGGGCGCGAGCCGATCAAGCCGCCGCGCTTTCTCAACCGCATGGACCAGGAGGCGATGAACACTGTCGCCCGCGACCTGCTCAAACAGGTCGGCATCTCGAAGAACATTCCGCCGACGACGCCGATCGGCTCGCTCTCCGGCGGCGAGCGCCAGGCCGTGGCGATCGCGCGCGCCATGCATTTCGACAGCGACCTCATCATCCTCGACGAGCCGACCAACAATCTTGGCGTCGCCGAAACGCAAGGCGTGCTGAGCTTCGTGCGCAACGCCCGCGATTCCGGCCACTCCTGCATCTTCATCGCGCACAACATCCACCATGTCTTCCAGGTGGTCGACCGCATCGTCGTCATGCGCCGGGGCAAGGTGGTCGCCGATGACATCGACCCGAAGAAGACGACCGTGACGGAAGTCGAGCGGATCATCACCGGCATGTCGGACAAAGAAATCCGCGACGCCATCGCCGACGGCAAGCCGCCCCACTGA
- a CDS encoding mandelate racemase/muconate lactonizing protein, whose translation MKIRSIKATPINLRLEAPYGWVFGELDGFSQTIVEVETEDGLIGLGEAPTPAAAAIISDVLAERVVGRDAFDIAGAEHVCLPYWTGVQSINDRARIMAFGAIEMALWDLRGKAWKQPLYQLLGGAVRKDIPFTDYFSLRGDGPKVKGETTPEEVADYCVGLHETHGTTFFEGKFSTEDPKVSLRMVELIREKLGDEAIIRIDSNQAYSLATARRLARPFEDLGVRNWEDPVATIEEMRQLRQHCSIPFSTHNIDIARAMDLKVPDAFVGNPTAHGGIGRMLRFVGACEHAGIDFWCYSGDSGIGSAAYLHLCAALGWIREPNQSLFRMQPMDITEEGPFSPRNNVVRVPEGPGLGVTLSRKNLAACHRDFVENGPCNKYHDPAKPGTYRRLPLN comes from the coding sequence ATGAAAATCCGCAGCATCAAGGCCACGCCGATCAATCTGCGCCTCGAAGCACCCTATGGCTGGGTGTTCGGCGAGCTCGACGGGTTTTCGCAGACCATTGTCGAGGTCGAGACGGAGGATGGGCTGATCGGCCTCGGCGAGGCGCCGACGCCGGCGGCGGCCGCGATCATCAGCGATGTGTTGGCCGAGCGCGTGGTTGGTCGCGATGCTTTCGACATCGCCGGTGCCGAGCATGTCTGCCTGCCCTACTGGACCGGCGTGCAGTCGATCAACGACCGCGCCCGCATCATGGCCTTCGGCGCGATCGAGATGGCGCTGTGGGACCTGCGCGGCAAGGCGTGGAAGCAGCCGCTCTATCAGTTGCTTGGCGGCGCGGTGCGCAAGGACATCCCGTTCACCGACTATTTCTCGCTGCGCGGCGACGGCCCGAAGGTGAAAGGCGAGACGACGCCGGAAGAAGTCGCCGACTATTGCGTCGGACTGCACGAGACGCATGGCACGACCTTCTTCGAAGGCAAATTCTCGACCGAGGACCCGAAAGTCTCGCTGAGAATGGTCGAGCTGATCCGCGAAAAACTCGGCGACGAGGCGATCATCCGCATCGATTCCAACCAGGCCTATTCGCTGGCGACGGCGCGGCGGCTGGCGCGGCCGTTCGAAGACCTTGGCGTGCGCAACTGGGAGGATCCGGTGGCGACCATCGAGGAGATGCGGCAGTTGCGGCAGCATTGCTCGATCCCGTTTTCGACCCACAACATCGACATTGCGCGCGCCATGGACCTCAAGGTTCCGGACGCCTTTGTCGGCAACCCGACGGCGCATGGCGGCATTGGCCGCATGCTGCGCTTCGTCGGCGCCTGCGAACACGCCGGCATCGATTTCTGGTGCTACAGCGGCGACAGCGGCATCGGCAGCGCGGCCTATCTGCATCTGTGCGCAGCACTCGGCTGGATCCGGGAGCCGAACCAGTCGCTGTTTCGCATGCAGCCCATGGATATCACCGAGGAAGGTCCGTTTTCGCCGAGGAACAATGTCGTGCGTGTACCGGAAGGTCCCGGTCTCGGCGTCACGCTGTCACGGAAAAACCTCGCGGCCTGCCATCGCGATTTCGTCGAGAACGGCCCGTGCAACAAATATCACGACCCGGCAAAGCCCGGCACATATCGCCGCCTGCCGCTGAACTAG
- a CDS encoding multidrug efflux membrane fusion protein MexE — MRKWKIALGTAVALGAISVASVHLLDMGNLRLSSGTAGAATPAPAAFVMPVPVASVVKKTIPIYLDYAARIEPIRSITLQARVPGYLQEQTAQDGADVRQGDILYKISPDDFQAALDQAKAQVQRDTATLDYARSNLGRGTELAKSGYLDKDSFDQRTSTLREAQASLALNQAAVRTAELNLSYAEIHAPFTGRLGRNQASVGTLVSVAGTVLNTLVQLDPIYVTFNPSETDLAEIEQARAAGPIDVEVLLPGETESTQKGELTFIDNTVDHSTGTITALATIGNAKFMLMPGQYVRVRLHIRQQPDALMVPQTALGSSQLGKYLYVVGKGNTVDQRLVSLGPTSGDLVAILSGVSEGDQVITGNLQKIGPGMPISPLPQKPAT; from the coding sequence ATGCGTAAATGGAAAATTGCGTTGGGAACGGCGGTCGCGCTGGGCGCGATCTCGGTGGCGAGCGTCCACCTGCTCGACATGGGCAACCTCAGGCTGAGTAGCGGCACGGCCGGTGCAGCGACGCCGGCTCCGGCGGCATTCGTGATGCCGGTGCCGGTGGCGAGCGTGGTCAAGAAAACGATCCCGATCTATCTCGACTATGCCGCCCGCATCGAGCCGATCCGCAGCATCACGCTGCAGGCGCGCGTGCCCGGCTATTTGCAGGAACAGACGGCACAGGACGGCGCCGATGTCCGGCAAGGCGACATTCTCTACAAGATCTCGCCTGACGACTTCCAGGCCGCGCTCGACCAGGCAAAAGCCCAGGTCCAGCGCGATACGGCGACGCTCGACTATGCGCGGTCCAATCTCGGCCGCGGCACCGAGCTCGCCAAAAGCGGCTATCTGGACAAGGACAGCTTCGACCAGCGCACCAGCACCTTGCGCGAAGCGCAGGCGTCGCTGGCGCTCAACCAGGCGGCCGTGCGCACGGCGGAGCTCAATCTGAGCTACGCCGAGATCCATGCTCCGTTCACCGGGCGCCTGGGCCGCAATCAGGCTTCGGTCGGCACGCTGGTCAGCGTCGCCGGCACGGTGCTCAACACGCTGGTGCAGCTCGACCCGATCTATGTCACCTTCAATCCGAGCGAGACGGATCTGGCCGAGATCGAGCAGGCCCGCGCGGCCGGCCCGATCGATGTCGAGGTTCTGCTTCCGGGTGAGACCGAGTCGACCCAGAAGGGGGAACTCACCTTCATCGACAACACAGTCGACCACTCGACCGGCACTATCACCGCACTCGCCACAATCGGCAACGCCAAGTTCATGCTGATGCCGGGCCAGTATGTTCGCGTGCGGCTGCATATCAGGCAACAGCCCGATGCGCTGATGGTGCCGCAGACGGCGCTGGGTTCGAGCCAGCTCGGCAAATACCTCTACGTCGTCGGGAAGGGCAACACGGTCGACCAGCGGCTGGTCTCCCTTGGCCCGACCAGCGGCGATCTGGTGGCCATCCTGAGCGGCGTTTCCGAAGGCGACCAGGTGATCACAGGCAATCTGCAGAAGATCGGACCTGGAATGCCGATCTCGCCCCTGCCACAGAAACCGGCTACCTGA
- a CDS encoding transcriptional regulator, with translation MEKLPPLNAIKAFEVAARAGSFTMAASELGVSSAAVSQQIRNLETWFGKQLFVRTGNRITLTDAGHAIYPQTARALGDIAAIGQRMLEGGLRTRLVVSVPFSLAELWLAPRLAALLDAFPHMAIDVRAEDDPIDLMRQNVDLRISYGDYHYPSLRMVRLVHDDVLPVCAPEFWRRHGNGDPGLTDLHESLFIHTNWGPNYASHPTWTDWFAAGGSSRSPDPSHGRRVGLSSLAIASARLGLGIALGQRVMAQADLEAGRLIALSSVSVRLGHPYCAFMPPAKANRADVAALVGLLVKAAPTT, from the coding sequence ATGGAGAAGCTGCCGCCGCTGAACGCGATCAAGGCCTTTGAGGTCGCGGCCCGTGCCGGCAGCTTTACCATGGCCGCGAGCGAACTTGGCGTGTCCTCTGCGGCGGTCAGCCAGCAGATCCGCAATCTCGAAACCTGGTTCGGCAAGCAGTTGTTCGTGCGCACCGGCAACCGCATCACGCTGACGGACGCCGGCCACGCCATCTATCCGCAGACCGCGCGCGCGTTGGGCGACATCGCCGCCATCGGCCAGCGCATGCTGGAAGGTGGTTTGAGGACACGACTTGTGGTCAGCGTGCCGTTCTCGCTGGCCGAGCTGTGGCTGGCGCCAAGGCTGGCGGCACTTCTCGATGCCTTTCCACATATGGCGATCGACGTGCGGGCGGAAGACGATCCGATCGACCTGATGCGCCAAAATGTCGACCTGCGCATCTCCTATGGCGACTATCACTATCCCAGCCTGCGGATGGTCCGCCTTGTCCATGACGATGTGCTGCCGGTCTGCGCGCCGGAATTCTGGCGCCGGCACGGCAATGGCGATCCGGGGCTCACGGATCTGCATGAGAGCCTGTTCATTCACACAAATTGGGGGCCGAACTATGCCTCGCACCCGACCTGGACGGACTGGTTCGCGGCAGGCGGCAGCAGCCGCTCACCCGATCCGTCGCATGGACGGCGCGTGGGTTTGTCCAGTCTGGCGATCGCCTCAGCGAGGCTGGGTCTGGGCATTGCGCTTGGCCAGCGTGTGATGGCGCAGGCCGATCTGGAGGCAGGGCGGCTCATCGCACTCTCGTCCGTCTCGGTGCGCCTCGGTCATCCCTATTGCGCCTTCATGCCGCCGGCCAAGGCCAACCGTGCCGACGTCGCCGCTCTTGTCGGCCTGCTCGTGAAGGCGGCGCCCACGACTTGA
- a CDS encoding transcriptional regulator, with the protein MTDSVVERSRPRDRILETARDMFHKHGIKGVGVDAITEAAGTNKMTLYRHFESKDDLIVECLRANAAKAGAMWDTFEAEFPGDKLAQLHAWVRKAAAMLNADGRGCDMANAAAELAEPDHPARLVIKELKEAQRERLVTLCRDAGIGQAELLADTLSLLFEGARVSVQTVGTEGPSTQFVRMAEGLIVSFRGTAAG; encoded by the coding sequence ATGACAGACAGCGTCGTGGAGCGCTCGCGTCCCCGGGATCGGATCCTGGAGACGGCACGCGACATGTTCCACAAGCACGGCATCAAGGGCGTCGGCGTCGACGCCATCACCGAAGCTGCCGGCACAAACAAGATGACGCTCTATCGTCACTTCGAATCCAAGGATGATTTGATCGTCGAGTGCCTGCGCGCCAATGCGGCCAAGGCCGGCGCCATGTGGGACACGTTCGAGGCCGAATTTCCCGGCGACAAGCTCGCACAACTGCATGCCTGGGTTCGCAAGGCGGCTGCCATGCTCAATGCCGACGGCCGTGGCTGCGACATGGCCAATGCTGCCGCTGAACTGGCCGAGCCGGACCATCCGGCGAGGCTGGTGATCAAGGAACTCAAGGAAGCCCAGCGCGAGCGCCTTGTGACGCTGTGCCGGGACGCGGGCATCGGCCAGGCCGAACTGCTCGCCGATACGTTGTCGCTGCTGTTCGAAGGCGCGCGTGTCAGCGTGCAAACGGTGGGCACCGAAGGGCCTAGCACGCAGTTCGTGCGCATGGCTGAAGGGCTGATCGTTTCCTTCCGAGGTACTGCCGCCGGTTGA
- a CDS encoding muconate lactonizing enzyme, with product MQIKSIKAYHVVQPFVDGPYRMSKGREADAFDAVIVAITADSGLTGWGEMAPLGNFYSAAFPAGARAGVPEIAPHLIGHDPRGLASIGRLMDTVFKGHPYIKSALDMACWDLAARAADVPLVTMLGGRESDMAETYRVVTHGTLDQMAALAKRIIAEGCRRLQVKVGGNVHDDIERVTTVASAVPKGTVIFCDANAGWTPYQARQFADATRGIDYTFEQPCTTIEENMSVRRMLDKPMVLDESVISLEAMLEIHRLGAADGLTLKISRLGGVTKTRQIRDVAVDLGFMITVEDTGGAEIDTAAMAHLSLSTPQARRLHAIAFHEWVTVRTAFNAPPVTGSHMGIPDGPGLGIDVDPSLLGKPFFEIGG from the coding sequence GTGCAGATCAAATCCATCAAAGCCTACCATGTGGTGCAGCCCTTCGTGGACGGGCCCTACCGGATGTCCAAGGGGCGCGAGGCCGACGCCTTCGACGCGGTCATCGTCGCCATCACCGCCGACAGCGGCCTGACCGGCTGGGGCGAGATGGCGCCGCTCGGCAATTTCTACTCGGCCGCCTTCCCGGCCGGCGCCCGCGCGGGCGTACCGGAAATCGCGCCGCATCTCATCGGCCACGATCCACGTGGGCTGGCCAGCATCGGCCGGCTGATGGACACGGTGTTCAAGGGCCACCCCTACATCAAATCGGCACTCGACATGGCGTGCTGGGATCTCGCCGCGCGCGCCGCCGACGTGCCGCTGGTGACCATGCTCGGCGGCCGCGAAAGCGATATGGCGGAGACCTACCGGGTCGTCACCCACGGCACGCTCGATCAGATGGCGGCACTGGCAAAAAGGATCATCGCAGAGGGCTGTCGCCGTCTGCAGGTCAAGGTCGGCGGCAATGTGCATGACGACATCGAGCGGGTAACGACAGTCGCCTCGGCCGTGCCGAAGGGTACGGTGATTTTCTGCGACGCCAATGCCGGCTGGACACCCTATCAGGCACGGCAGTTCGCCGATGCCACGCGTGGCATCGACTACACGTTCGAGCAGCCCTGCACGACGATCGAGGAGAACATGTCGGTGCGCCGCATGCTCGACAAACCGATGGTGCTCGACGAATCCGTCATCTCGCTCGAGGCGATGCTGGAAATCCATCGCCTGGGCGCGGCCGACGGGTTGACGCTGAAGATCTCGCGGCTGGGCGGCGTGACGAAAACGCGCCAGATCCGCGACGTCGCCGTCGACCTCGGCTTCATGATCACGGTCGAGGACACTGGCGGCGCCGAGATCGACACGGCGGCGATGGCGCATCTGTCGCTGTCCACGCCACAAGCGCGGCGGTTGCATGCCATTGCCTTCCATGAATGGGTGACGGTGCGCACGGCCTTCAACGCCCCGCCGGTCACCGGCAGCCATATGGGCATTCCAGACGGACCCGGTCTCGGCATCGACGTCGACCCGAGCCTGCTCGGCAAGCCGTTCTTTGAAATCGGCGGCTGA
- a CDS encoding multidrug efflux membrane fusion protein MexF gives MCVVVNFFIHRPIFASAIAIIMVLAGTICYFLLPVSQFPDITPPQVVVSAHYPGASAQVVADTVTTPLEQQINGVQGMTYMSSTSSNDGSSTITITFDVGYSLSTAAVDVQNRVSQAASSLPAIVNQGGVTIKKQNPNFVLIVNLTSPDSSVDPVALSNLAYLQVVDPLKRLQGVGDVQIFGERRYSMRVWLDPDKLANLGITAVDVQNAIAEQNVQVAAGKIGQSPAPAGTAFEMQVNAVGRLSDPKEFGDIVVRANTDTGSLVRLRDVARIELGALQYSSSAFFGKEPTVVLAVYQMPGSNALDLQQRVKDKMQELSARFPKGVSYAMHYDTTRFVSASMHDVLITLGEALVLVVAVVFVFLQSWRTTIIPTIAIPVSLVATLVVMEMLGFSLNMLSLLGMVLAIGLVVDDAIVVVENVERQLEAGLKPLAATKAAMAEVTGPIIATTAVLMAVFVPVAFIPGVSGKLYNQFALTVAISVGISAFNSLTLSPALSAAFLRHRGETQFVLFRWFNTGFDKLSHAYAHGVRILIRLRWIMLGLFAAGLVATYFVWQRLPSTFLPVEDQGYFFVVIQLPDGASLERTDAVAQKARDILQATPGVDIVGSISGLNFLTSAAQSNSAVEFAILKPWEERTPDQSASKLVADVRGKLLQIPEAFALSFDPPSIPGIGTTGGFEFVVEDLTGRGSTALNDATQAVIAEARKQPEINPQQLFSPFSTSTPQFNYDLDRSKAKLLGLNLPDVFNTLQIYLGSLYVNDFNLFGRTFRVTIQADKDARAGAADISRLYVRNASGGMVPLSTLGKLVPFVGPETVPHYNNNASASINGGAAPGFSSGQAVAAMERAAATALPRDFGFEWTGITFQELKAGSIASVVFGLAIVFVFLILAAQYESWAMPFMVLLAVPLALFGAFAALWVRGMQIDVYSQIGFVMLIGLAAKNAILIVEFARRRREEGLSIVEAAMEAARLRLRPILMTAFAFILGVLPLMFATGAGAASRQSIGTTVFGGMVAATILSLVFVPVFYAVIEQLRERRESGEPASKHTEPTAEPAFPPLAEAAE, from the coding sequence ATGTGTGTCGTGGTAAACTTCTTCATTCACCGTCCGATCTTCGCCTCGGCGATCGCCATCATCATGGTGCTCGCCGGCACGATTTGTTATTTCCTGCTGCCGGTCTCGCAGTTTCCCGATATCACGCCGCCCCAGGTCGTGGTCAGCGCCCATTATCCGGGCGCCAGCGCGCAAGTCGTGGCCGATACGGTAACGACGCCGCTGGAACAGCAGATCAACGGCGTGCAAGGCATGACCTACATGTCGTCGACGAGTTCCAATGACGGCTCCTCGACCATCACCATCACCTTCGATGTCGGCTATTCCCTGAGCACCGCCGCGGTCGACGTCCAGAACCGCGTCTCGCAGGCGGCGTCGTCGCTGCCGGCGATCGTCAACCAGGGCGGCGTGACGATCAAGAAGCAGAACCCGAACTTCGTGCTGATCGTCAACCTCACCTCGCCCGACAGTTCCGTCGATCCGGTGGCGCTCTCGAACCTTGCGTATCTGCAGGTCGTCGATCCGCTGAAGCGTCTGCAAGGCGTCGGCGACGTGCAGATCTTCGGCGAGCGGCGCTATTCGATGCGTGTCTGGCTCGACCCGGACAAGCTCGCCAATCTCGGCATCACCGCCGTCGACGTGCAGAATGCCATCGCCGAGCAGAACGTCCAGGTGGCGGCCGGCAAGATCGGCCAGTCGCCGGCGCCCGCCGGCACCGCCTTCGAAATGCAGGTCAATGCCGTCGGCCGCCTGAGCGACCCGAAGGAGTTCGGCGACATCGTCGTGCGCGCCAACACCGACACCGGTTCGCTGGTGCGGCTGCGCGATGTCGCCCGCATCGAACTCGGCGCCCTGCAATATTCGTCCTCGGCCTTCTTCGGCAAGGAACCGACGGTGGTGCTCGCCGTCTACCAGATGCCCGGTTCCAACGCGCTCGACCTTCAGCAGCGCGTCAAGGACAAGATGCAGGAACTGTCGGCCCGTTTCCCGAAGGGCGTGTCCTACGCCATGCATTACGACACGACACGCTTCGTCTCGGCGTCGATGCATGACGTGCTGATCACGCTCGGCGAAGCCCTGGTGCTCGTCGTTGCCGTGGTGTTCGTCTTCCTGCAGAGCTGGCGCACAACCATCATCCCGACCATTGCCATTCCGGTGTCGCTGGTGGCAACGCTGGTCGTCATGGAGATGCTGGGCTTCTCACTCAACATGCTCTCCTTGCTCGGCATGGTGCTGGCGATCGGCCTTGTCGTCGACGACGCCATCGTGGTGGTCGAGAACGTCGAAAGACAGCTCGAGGCCGGGCTGAAACCACTGGCGGCAACCAAGGCCGCGATGGCCGAAGTCACCGGTCCGATCATCGCCACCACCGCCGTGCTGATGGCGGTGTTCGTGCCGGTCGCCTTCATTCCCGGCGTCTCCGGCAAGCTTTACAACCAGTTCGCGCTGACCGTGGCGATTTCGGTCGGCATTTCGGCTTTCAATTCCCTGACGCTCAGCCCCGCGCTCAGCGCCGCCTTCCTGCGCCATCGCGGCGAGACGCAGTTCGTGCTGTTCCGCTGGTTCAATACGGGCTTCGACAAACTGTCGCATGCCTACGCCCATGGCGTGCGTATTCTCATCCGCTTGCGCTGGATCATGCTCGGCCTGTTCGCGGCCGGGCTGGTCGCCACTTACTTCGTCTGGCAGCGCCTGCCGTCGACCTTCCTTCCGGTCGAGGACCAGGGCTATTTCTTCGTCGTCATCCAGCTGCCCGACGGCGCCTCACTCGAGCGCACCGACGCGGTGGCCCAGAAGGCGCGCGACATCCTGCAGGCAACCCCCGGCGTCGACATTGTCGGCTCGATCAGCGGCCTGAACTTCCTGACCAGTGCCGCACAGTCGAATTCGGCGGTCGAGTTTGCCATTTTGAAGCCCTGGGAGGAGCGTACTCCCGACCAGAGCGCATCAAAGCTCGTTGCCGATGTGCGCGGCAAGCTGTTGCAGATACCGGAAGCCTTCGCGCTCTCCTTCGATCCGCCTTCGATACCGGGTATCGGCACCACGGGCGGCTTCGAATTCGTCGTCGAGGATCTCACCGGTCGCGGCAGCACGGCTCTCAACGACGCGACGCAAGCCGTGATCGCCGAGGCGCGCAAGCAGCCGGAAATCAATCCGCAGCAGCTGTTCTCACCGTTCTCGACCTCGACGCCGCAGTTCAACTACGACCTCGATCGCAGCAAGGCGAAGCTGCTCGGGCTCAATTTGCCTGATGTCTTCAACACGCTGCAGATCTATCTCGGCTCGCTCTACGTGAATGACTTCAACCTGTTTGGCCGCACCTTCCGGGTGACCATCCAGGCCGACAAGGATGCACGTGCGGGCGCCGCCGACATTTCGCGGCTCTACGTGCGCAATGCCTCCGGCGGCATGGTGCCGCTCAGCACGCTGGGCAAACTCGTGCCGTTCGTCGGTCCGGAGACCGTGCCGCACTACAACAACAATGCCTCCGCCTCGATCAATGGCGGTGCCGCACCGGGCTTCTCCTCGGGCCAGGCGGTTGCCGCCATGGAACGGGCGGCTGCCACCGCACTGCCCAGGGATTTCGGTTTCGAATGGACCGGCATCACCTTCCAGGAGCTCAAGGCAGGATCGATCGCGTCCGTCGTCTTCGGCCTCGCCATCGTCTTCGTCTTTCTGATCCTGGCGGCGCAGTATGAGAGCTGGGCGATGCCGTTCATGGTGCTGCTGGCCGTGCCGCTCGCACTGTTCGGCGCGTTTGCCGCACTGTGGGTGCGCGGCATGCAGATCGACGTCTACTCGCAGATCGGCTTCGTCATGCTGATCGGCCTGGCGGCGAAGAACGCCATCCTGATCGTCGAGTTCGCCAGACGGCGGCGCGAGGAAGGCCTCAGCATCGTCGAGGCGGCGATGGAAGCCGCACGGCTCAGGCTGCGCCCCATCCTGATGACGGCCTTCGCCTTCATCCTCGGCGTGCTGCCGCTGATGTTCGCGACAGGCGCCGGCGCGGCAAGCCGCCAGTCGATCGGCACCACGGTGTTTGGCGGCATGGTCGCCGCGACCATCCTGTCGCTGGTGTTCGTGCCGGTCTTCTACGCGGTCATCGAACAGTTGCGGGAGCGCCGCGAAAGCGGCGAGCCCGCCTCCAAGCATACTGAACCAACTGCCGAACCCGCCTTCCCTCCCCTGGCGGAAGCGGCCGAATAA
- a CDS encoding LacI family transcriptional regulator: protein MKATVSDIARNCGLSTATVDRVLNNRPGASAANRQRVMEAAKQLGYLPVADQVTLPSKPANLEFFLPIGSNAFMQDLARHIEDYASRLPLVASCRIHNLAGISPNALQTAVENLSLRANGVGVIAVDHPRTRNILRDIVEAGIRLVTLVSDIPAAPRSAYVGIDNRVAGRTAALLMGRFLGGREGHLAMVVGSRSYRGHEEREMGFRSVLGEEFPNLTVTSAVEINDEPDASYAETMKALHNEPELLGIYCVGAGRSGVAKAIREARPNRKPVFICHDLTRETRGYLVDDLADVVIDQNARLIAEQSVIRLLGSIASSAPYLTRKFIEPRLIFRENVPVQ from the coding sequence ATGAAGGCCACCGTCTCCGACATCGCCAGGAATTGCGGGCTCTCGACCGCGACGGTCGACAGGGTGCTCAACAACCGGCCCGGCGCCAGCGCCGCCAACCGGCAGCGCGTCATGGAGGCCGCCAAGCAGCTTGGCTATCTGCCGGTCGCCGACCAGGTGACGCTTCCCTCGAAGCCCGCCAACCTCGAATTCTTCCTGCCGATCGGCAGCAACGCCTTCATGCAGGATCTGGCAAGGCACATCGAGGACTATGCATCGCGCCTGCCGCTGGTCGCTTCCTGCCGGATCCACAACCTCGCCGGCATCTCGCCGAACGCACTGCAGACAGCGGTCGAGAACCTGTCGCTGAGGGCCAATGGCGTCGGTGTCATTGCCGTCGACCATCCGCGAACCCGCAACATCCTGCGCGACATTGTCGAGGCCGGCATCCGCCTGGTGACGCTGGTGTCCGACATTCCGGCCGCTCCCCGCTCGGCCTATGTCGGCATCGACAACCGGGTGGCGGGGCGGACGGCGGCACTTCTGATGGGGCGTTTCCTCGGCGGCCGCGAGGGCCATCTGGCGATGGTCGTCGGCTCGCGCTCCTATCGCGGCCATGAGGAGCGTGAAATGGGCTTTCGCTCGGTGCTCGGCGAGGAGTTTCCCAACCTCACCGTGACCAGTGCTGTCGAGATCAATGACGAGCCGGATGCCAGCTACGCCGAAACCATGAAGGCGCTGCACAATGAACCGGAACTGCTCGGCATCTATTGCGTCGGAGCCGGACGCTCCGGCGTTGCGAAAGCCATCCGGGAAGCCAGGCCCAACCGCAAGCCGGTGTTTATCTGCCACGATCTGACGAGGGAAACGCGCGGTTACCTCGTTGACGATCTCGCCGACGTCGTCATCGACCAGAACGCCAGGCTGATTGCCGAACAGTCGGTCATCCGCCTGCTCGGCTCAATCGCCTCATCGGCGCCCTATCTCACACGGAAATTCATCGAGCCACGCCTGATTTTTCGGGAAAACGTGCCGGTCCAGTAA
- a CDS encoding transcriptional regulator, whose product MVKTDFSPIADTTRRAEIVALLRRAILTGQLEPGQKLNELRISEQMRVSRAPLREAMRELVQEGLLTSIPYAGTFVIDVTAKDIDDAYSLNQVLDEFAIERTWSQRDQRFFDELDRRHEAVKQATRNLDTTRQIETALQLHGLIYEWADNSVLLETWQRLTSRLQMYFALHQHARNEPVPAEDVHETYVRLMKGTDMRAAQSHAREHIHLDFEQLLSYARGLEQRPSRGA is encoded by the coding sequence ATGGTGAAGACGGATTTCAGCCCGATTGCCGACACGACGCGCCGCGCCGAAATCGTAGCGCTGCTGCGGCGCGCGATCCTGACCGGTCAGCTGGAACCCGGCCAAAAGCTGAACGAGCTCCGGATTTCCGAGCAGATGCGGGTCAGCCGCGCGCCCTTGCGCGAGGCGATGCGCGAGCTGGTGCAGGAAGGTCTCCTGACCAGCATTCCCTATGCCGGCACCTTCGTCATCGATGTCACGGCCAAGGACATTGACGATGCCTATTCGCTCAACCAGGTGCTGGACGAGTTCGCCATCGAGCGGACATGGTCACAGCGCGACCAGCGTTTCTTCGATGAACTTGACCGCCGCCACGAAGCGGTGAAGCAGGCGACACGCAACCTCGACACCACAAGGCAGATCGAAACGGCGCTGCAACTGCATGGGCTGATCTACGAATGGGCCGACAATTCCGTGCTGCTGGAAACCTGGCAGCGGCTGACCAGTCGGCTGCAGATGTATTTCGCGCTGCACCAGCATGCGCGCAATGAGCCGGTGCCGGCTGAAGACGTCCATGAGACTTACGTGCGGCTGATGAAGGGCACCGACATGCGTGCTGCCCAGAGCCATGCCCGCGAGCATATCCACCTCGATTTCGAACAGCTGCTTTCTTACGCACGCGGCCTCGAACAGCGCCCATCGAGGGGCGCCTGA